In Paenibacillus guangzhouensis, a single window of DNA contains:
- a CDS encoding alpha-L-fucosidase: MITTQNKLIEERTERTKWFLQDRFGMFIHWGLYAIPARGEWVRNGERLTVEQYQPYFDAFNPQRYNPTEWARAAKQAGMKYAVLTAKHHDGFCLFDSQLTDYKSTNTPSGRDLVREFLDAFRAEGIKVGLYYSIIDWHHEDYPAYGDLHHPMRDNKDYQRDPATFPRYLEYMHGQVRELLTNYGKLDIMWFDFSYGEMSGEKWRATELMEMIRSIQPHLIIDNRLEVNDGQASIMTSNPNVYSGDFCSPEQIIPTEGLTDNEGRSLPWEACITLNNNWGYAAHDHTYKTPQTVIRKLVECVSKNGNMLLNVGPNANGEIPVESLRILEEVGEWMNANGESIYGCGKADLPKPDWGRYTQKGNTVYAHIYEENIGPIHLPGLAGKIKQARVLADGSEVFLSLPWNASQYSTDAFMNFHRPEHSTYPLPDPRNTVIELKLIDEM, encoded by the coding sequence ATGATTACGACGCAAAACAAGCTTATCGAAGAGCGGACTGAGCGCACGAAATGGTTCCTGCAAGATCGGTTCGGGATGTTCATTCACTGGGGGCTATACGCGATCCCGGCGCGCGGTGAATGGGTGCGCAACGGCGAACGGTTGACAGTGGAGCAGTATCAGCCGTATTTTGACGCGTTCAATCCACAGCGATACAATCCGACAGAGTGGGCTCGCGCTGCAAAACAGGCCGGGATGAAATACGCTGTTCTTACAGCGAAGCATCATGATGGATTCTGCTTATTCGACAGCCAATTAACGGATTATAAATCGACGAATACGCCGAGCGGGCGGGATTTGGTGCGTGAGTTTTTGGATGCTTTTCGCGCGGAAGGCATCAAGGTAGGCCTCTACTATTCGATTATCGATTGGCATCATGAGGATTACCCAGCTTACGGCGATCTACATCATCCGATGCGCGATAATAAGGACTATCAGCGCGATCCGGCGACATTCCCGCGTTACCTCGAATATATGCACGGCCAAGTCAGAGAACTGCTCACCAACTACGGCAAGCTCGACATTATGTGGTTCGACTTCTCCTACGGCGAAATGAGCGGCGAGAAGTGGCGCGCGACAGAGCTGATGGAGATGATCCGCAGCATTCAGCCGCATCTGATCATCGATAACCGCCTTGAGGTGAATGATGGCCAGGCATCAATTATGACGAGCAATCCGAATGTCTATTCCGGGGATTTCTGCTCGCCGGAGCAGATCATTCCGACGGAGGGCTTAACCGACAATGAAGGGCGTTCCCTACCATGGGAAGCATGTATCACGCTCAACAACAACTGGGGTTATGCTGCGCACGACCACACGTATAAGACGCCGCAGACTGTCATTCGCAAGCTCGTGGAATGCGTCAGCAAGAACGGCAACATGCTGCTGAACGTCGGCCCGAATGCGAACGGGGAGATTCCGGTGGAGTCCCTTCGGATCTTGGAGGAAGTCGGCGAGTGGATGAACGCGAATGGCGAAAGTATCTACGGCTGCGGCAAAGCCGACCTGCCGAAACCGGACTGGGGCCGCTACACGCAGAAGGGCAATACCGTCTATGCGCACATTTATGAGGAGAATATTGGACCGATCCATTTGCCAGGATTAGCAGGCAAAATCAAACAAGCGCGCGTGCTCGCTGACGGTTCGGAAGTCTTCCTGTCACTGCCATGGAACGCTTCACAGTATTCGACGGACGCATTCATGAATTTCCATCGTCCGGAGCATTCGACGTATCCGCTGCCAGATCCGCGTAATACCGTAATTGAGCTGAAACTGATCGATGAAATGTAA
- a CDS encoding AraC family transcriptional regulator, with product MGMMNNVFEELLQNLQIHLLEARLTKCPPDWQDMHYTPNYNKLYFICEGEGWLQIGEQELYPKPGQLCLMPAHIEQSYAAINANTYFKYWIHFTAKVGPFDLFQWLDVPFILDVGDYEQVESWFKQLALLVRQQSLPARLQEKAILLQLVAYFLESVPVEILSTHLEEIDRLSQIQQYIERHLHTQITVDQIAKSFHLHPNYFIKYFKKHFGMPPLKYMRQKRIQLAKRLLTTTTLPIGEIAVATGWDDSNHLGKIFRKETGYSPSAYRAQFRTNA from the coding sequence ATGGGAATGATGAATAACGTCTTCGAGGAGCTGCTTCAGAATTTGCAGATTCACCTGCTCGAAGCGCGACTGACGAAGTGTCCACCCGACTGGCAGGACATGCATTATACACCCAATTACAACAAGCTGTATTTCATCTGCGAGGGGGAAGGCTGGCTGCAAATCGGGGAGCAAGAGCTCTACCCGAAGCCGGGACAGCTCTGCCTCATGCCTGCGCACATCGAGCAATCGTACGCGGCGATTAACGCAAATACGTATTTCAAATATTGGATTCATTTCACAGCCAAGGTCGGCCCGTTCGATCTGTTCCAGTGGCTGGATGTGCCGTTTATTCTGGACGTGGGCGACTACGAGCAAGTCGAGTCCTGGTTCAAGCAATTGGCCCTGTTAGTGAGGCAGCAGTCCTTGCCTGCTCGGCTGCAGGAGAAAGCGATCCTGCTGCAGCTCGTCGCTTATTTCCTGGAGTCGGTGCCCGTGGAGATTCTGAGCACCCATCTCGAGGAAATCGACCGGCTCAGCCAGATCCAACAGTACATCGAGCGCCATCTTCATACGCAGATTACGGTGGATCAGATTGCGAAGTCGTTCCACCTGCACCCGAACTATTTCATCAAATATTTCAAGAAGCATTTCGGCATGCCCCCGCTCAAATATATGCGCCAGAAGCGAATTCAGCTCGCCAAGCGGCTGCTCACCACGACGACGCTGCCGATTGGGGAGATCGCGGTGGCGACGGGCTGGGACGACTCGAACCATCTCGGCAAAATCTTCCGCAAGGAGACGGGCTACAGCCCGTCGGCGTACCGCGCGCAGTTTCGCACGAATGCGTAA
- a CDS encoding response regulator transcription factor, with protein MIRLILGEDQGLLRGALATLLSLEDDIEVVGQAENGEVALQLIHELKPDVVILDIEMPLKTGLDVAETMKRENIPGKVMILTTFARPGYLQRGIAAGISGYLLKDTPSHELADAIRQIHQGKRVISPELSLAVWEDPCPLSPREREVLKYAAQGMTMQDIGATLFLSHGTVRNYMSEAMSKIGANTRIEAISIAHEKGWLD; from the coding sequence ATGATTCGATTGATATTAGGAGAAGATCAAGGATTATTGCGCGGAGCGCTCGCGACGTTGCTGTCGCTGGAAGATGATATTGAAGTGGTGGGTCAGGCCGAGAACGGAGAGGTCGCGTTGCAGTTGATCCATGAGCTGAAGCCGGATGTGGTCATTCTAGATATTGAGATGCCACTCAAAACGGGCCTCGATGTGGCGGAGACGATGAAGCGGGAGAACATTCCGGGTAAAGTCATGATCCTCACGACGTTCGCAAGACCGGGGTATTTGCAGCGAGGGATCGCAGCCGGCATCTCGGGTTACCTGCTGAAGGATACGCCGAGCCATGAGCTCGCGGATGCGATTCGGCAGATTCACCAAGGGAAGCGGGTCATCAGCCCCGAGCTGTCGCTCGCCGTTTGGGAGGACCCGTGCCCGCTGTCGCCGCGCGAACGCGAGGTGCTCAAATACGCGGCGCAAGGGATGACAATGCAGGACATTGGTGCGACGTTATTCCTCTCGCATGGGACGGTGCGCAACTACATGTCCGAAGCGATGAGCAAGATTGGCGCGAATACGCGGATCGAGGCGATCAGTATCGCGCACGAGAAGGGCTGGCTGGATTAG
- a CDS encoding sensor histidine kinase: MEKSTWKLFPEREGIVPYIALANCVIPLFFMLREPLASVWPGLLLFVVFLAAYREQFWRVRYVQHFLIVQLAIILFYVIAYEPGSAYLGFILSLPLSKQRPRFIMVVAVVFAAVTTWASIPYFEKIGSVMLFILIPPIFGVCIMPFIIRNAAKFKTMAERLKAATEQLERMAQQEERQRIARELHDTLGHTLSLIALKGELTEKLIPRAPEKAMAEARELTDTARAALKQMRELVTEMRVVRLAEEYAHARSLCAAAGIALMIDDRVYDVKADKTGNGAELVSQAVRTPLSPLQETILAMSFREVLTNVVRHSRATECRAELEIEEGSVILRVTDNGQGMDEQEIKSASGSGIAGLRQRLMLVDGHLTIQSAPHAGMRIGLHIPRTIRSHQGG, translated from the coding sequence GTGGAGAAGAGTACATGGAAGTTATTCCCGGAGCGGGAAGGGATCGTCCCTTATATCGCGCTTGCCAATTGTGTGATTCCATTGTTTTTCATGCTTCGAGAGCCTCTTGCCAGCGTATGGCCGGGGCTCCTTTTGTTTGTGGTGTTCCTTGCAGCCTACCGCGAGCAGTTCTGGAGAGTGCGTTATGTGCAGCATTTTCTGATCGTTCAACTCGCGATCATCTTGTTCTATGTCATAGCCTATGAGCCAGGATCCGCCTATCTCGGATTCATTCTGTCGTTACCGCTTAGCAAGCAGCGGCCTCGGTTTATTATGGTGGTTGCCGTTGTGTTCGCTGCCGTAACAACATGGGCATCGATTCCGTATTTTGAGAAAATTGGCTCGGTGATGCTGTTCATCCTGATTCCGCCGATCTTCGGGGTATGCATTATGCCCTTCATCATTCGCAATGCGGCGAAGTTCAAGACGATGGCGGAGCGGCTCAAAGCGGCAACCGAGCAGCTAGAGCGGATGGCGCAGCAAGAAGAGCGGCAGCGGATTGCTCGTGAACTGCATGATACGCTGGGGCACACCTTGTCGCTCATTGCGCTGAAGGGCGAGCTCACCGAGAAACTAATTCCGCGTGCGCCGGAGAAAGCGATGGCTGAAGCACGCGAGCTCACGGATACCGCAAGGGCGGCGTTGAAGCAAATGCGCGAGCTCGTGACGGAGATGCGCGTGGTGCGTCTCGCGGAGGAGTATGCGCATGCGAGGTCGTTGTGCGCTGCGGCGGGAATTGCGCTTATGATCGATGATCGTGTGTATGACGTAAAAGCGGACAAGACGGGGAATGGTGCTGAGCTTGTTTCGCAAGCCGTTCGAACACCGCTGTCGCCACTGCAAGAGACGATCCTGGCCATGAGCTTCCGCGAAGTGCTCACGAATGTCGTAAGGCATAGCCGCGCGACGGAATGTCGGGCCGAGCTGGAGATTGAAGAGGGCAGCGTGATTCTGCGCGTAACGGACAATGGACAAGGGATGGATGAACAGGAGATTAAATCGGCGAGCGGGAGCGGCATTGCAGGTCTAAGACAGCGGTTGATGCTGGTCGATGGTCATCTGACGATCCAATCGGCGCCTCATGCGGGGATGCGGATCGGACTTCATATCCCACGCACGATTCGCAGTCATCAAGGAGGTTGA
- a CDS encoding ABC transporter permease gives MNMFIAQTKAESLRIIRSPFFLLFSILMPLGFYFLFASLNGSDMKVQSTTYAPFAMISMTAFSLIGTAMSQFGIRLSYERRDGWVRLLKLTPLTASTWIGSKMVAHMIVHLLTIAVIFGAAGLVYSIDLSISQWLICGGWLWVGSLPFLAMGSLLGTMKNADAVIAIANILQMGLAILGGLWMPLHTLPAWMQNVGEWLPSYRYAHGAWNMLNGSGPALLDVVILLVVGIVFMVLSGYILNRREAL, from the coding sequence ATGAATATGTTTATCGCACAGACCAAAGCTGAAAGTCTACGTATTATCCGCAGTCCCTTCTTCCTACTCTTCTCGATCCTCATGCCGCTCGGCTTCTACTTCTTGTTCGCCAGCTTGAATGGATCGGATATGAAAGTGCAATCGACGACGTATGCGCCATTCGCGATGATCTCGATGACTGCCTTTAGCTTAATCGGTACGGCGATGAGCCAGTTCGGTATCCGCTTGTCGTATGAGCGCCGCGATGGTTGGGTTCGCTTGTTGAAATTAACGCCATTAACAGCTTCCACATGGATTGGTAGTAAGATGGTTGCGCATATGATCGTTCATTTGCTTACGATTGCCGTTATTTTCGGCGCTGCGGGTTTGGTCTACAGCATTGATTTGTCGATTAGTCAGTGGTTGATTTGTGGTGGTTGGTTATGGGTTGGAAGTTTGCCATTCTTGGCGATGGGTTCTCTCCTCGGAACGATGAAAAATGCCGATGCGGTCATTGCGATAGCAAATATTCTTCAAATGGGTCTTGCGATTCTGGGAGGCCTATGGATGCCGCTTCATACCTTGCCTGCATGGATGCAAAATGTTGGCGAATGGCTGCCATCCTACCGTTACGCACACGGGGCATGGAATATGTTGAACGGCAGCGGCCCGGCACTCTTAGATGTTGTCATTCTCCTAGTCGTTGGTATCGTATTTATGGTATTATCAGGGTATATTCTGAATAGACGGGAAGCGTTGTAA
- a CDS encoding ABC transporter ATP-binding protein, whose product MTYAIEVKDLVKKFGAFQAVDHISMTFEPGKITALLGPNGAGKTTTISMILGLLKPTSGGIQVLGQPAGTKALRERVGAMMQDAKAPDGLRVDEVLQLFRSYYKKPLSLEQLLDISGLHGEAKKRASSLSGGQRRRLAFAQCLAGDPELILLDEPTVGMDIEARGRFWDTIRAMAARGRTIILTTHDLEEADAVADYITMIAKGRVVAEGTPAALKAQTALRTISFHTQTIVTEAELLTLPGVEKVEITGARIRLHVQDTDQILAELFKSSWGVSDIDVSSAKLGDAFRVLTQ is encoded by the coding sequence ATGACATATGCAATTGAAGTTAAAGATCTCGTGAAGAAGTTCGGTGCTTTTCAAGCAGTAGACCATATTAGCATGACATTCGAGCCTGGAAAGATTACAGCATTGCTCGGACCGAATGGCGCAGGGAAGACGACGACGATCTCGATGATTCTCGGGCTCCTGAAGCCAACATCTGGAGGTATTCAAGTGTTGGGTCAACCGGCGGGGACCAAGGCCCTGCGTGAACGGGTCGGGGCGATGATGCAAGATGCGAAAGCTCCAGACGGGCTGCGAGTGGATGAAGTCCTCCAATTGTTCCGCAGCTACTACAAGAAGCCGCTCTCGCTCGAGCAGCTGCTCGACATCTCAGGGCTGCATGGCGAAGCGAAAAAACGCGCGTCCTCGTTATCCGGTGGACAACGCCGACGTCTTGCGTTTGCACAGTGCCTTGCAGGTGACCCAGAGCTGATCCTGCTGGATGAACCGACGGTCGGCATGGATATTGAAGCACGCGGCCGCTTCTGGGATACGATTCGCGCGATGGCGGCACGAGGACGAACGATAATCCTTACAACGCATGACCTGGAGGAAGCGGATGCTGTGGCGGATTATATCACGATGATCGCCAAAGGACGCGTCGTCGCGGAAGGCACGCCGGCCGCCTTGAAAGCCCAAACTGCGCTGCGCACGATTTCTTTTCACACACAGACGATCGTTACAGAAGCTGAACTGCTCACGCTGCCTGGAGTAGAGAAGGTAGAGATCACGGGTGCCCGCATTCGATTGCATGTTCAAGATACGGATCAGATCCTCGCGGAACTGTTTAAATCGTCCTGGGGCGTTTCGGATATCGATGTCTCCTCAGCGAAGCTCGGGGATGCGTTCCGGGTATTAACACAATAA
- a CDS encoding S8 family serine peptidase, giving the protein MKRKRLSRKLPMLTLALGLTIGTLPGLASAENTTNFQLPSHQVTSMLAEALQPTYVSPQINTKSTNKVRVIVQLTGQPAAVGKYAAKQGISSLASTATESAVKSQQADVLDEASDQGINLQVNYTYNTVLNGFEVTIPANEIPTLAQIPGVKSIQENRTWYAMPIETSDTNAADPVYDSFPLEQIGANKAWAKDLTGAGLKVGVIDTGVDYTHPDIAPAYKGGYDSFYNDNDPYEEVPLTVEEDVDYHKGFPGTSHGTHVSGTIVGRFANKSGDVAQRGVAYDAELYVYKVLGRNLEQPTRASGSSAQVIDGIERAVKDGMDVINLSLGSDAEKDVNSPDAIAINNAVLTGVIAVIANGNAGPGYFTMGAPATSQLAIAVGAVTSGTKTFAGVVTPSMHYPDPSVTSVTYMTYGYNVMAWETGREDFVNIIGTSPQEVVYAGLGAKADYDGKNVTGKIVLVSRGSYAFVDKIKEAKAQGAKAIAIFNGRALASDPTQADLSEKISPTLDTYYGGNFGDSYEFIPTFDMKGEQGRALARTILENPGASLHFEIDKKITTGAISGDKLADFTSWGPNGDTNLSIKPDIMGPGVNVLSTWPAYGKGKPGVSYAKAYNRISGTSMATPHVAGLALLLKQAHPTWSPFDIRAALANTAEVLPGYDVYQQGPGRADVDRALETPALLQALEPITILDKNYKPQNVINYNPSASFGVVSPGTQPSVKTLQLKNMSSKEMTYTASLVWNTPGIDVKLSQDVIQVSANHASSFQLKLTVGKDVPNEKWYGGQVRLTSPGAPDLHLPFVVRVGDSTPETGFGVQEVALTNATIYPNRSQKSTTLSFRLTTNDVNLLEADVVDLNDVTIGVFDQMVKDNLADRFAKGVYSFNLTNEYYPVDSKGKLVLDATGNPTKAYLKDGIYKIVAVGQQVDEEGNVIEDEDDNRIEYYGYTSFRVDNSTGGGTTPDPGTGSGSGSSPSPSTPSPTPTATVTPVAGAVIDQGLKQVTVSSKSATADGVTTVTIADSDLKKAVESAGSSSAAFILTGSANAGTATKLTLTAEQIKQLQAMPSKNVMVVSAAGSAISIPVSVFTKAPAGQGFELVVKQVEDAKAKFAAKLPGAKVLGTPVAFEASWVKDSTRTAVQVPHATFIKRSFSIPGTVEPNTAGVLFEESGLITPVASVFTPQKDGTTIVTVSRPGFSLFAAVSRTVKFDDIAASWAASDITALANKLIIDGTSETSFAPKNNLTRAEFTALLVRSLGLRTNSAAPTFSDVKGFEWYASDIAAASQAGLIQGLGNGQFAPNANVTRQELTVILARALKLTGIELKASNPSFQGYSDDDQISDYAKESVKALSSAGIIDGDDAQKGQFLPTMATTRETVAAALHQLLTKIKFID; this is encoded by the coding sequence ATGAAGAGAAAACGATTATCTCGTAAACTACCGATGCTTACACTTGCTCTAGGACTGACAATCGGTACCCTTCCTGGACTTGCATCAGCTGAGAACACGACGAATTTTCAATTACCAAGTCATCAAGTAACCAGCATGCTGGCAGAAGCACTTCAGCCAACGTATGTTTCCCCGCAAATCAATACAAAGTCAACGAATAAGGTGCGAGTGATTGTTCAGCTTACCGGGCAACCTGCAGCGGTAGGAAAATATGCGGCAAAGCAAGGGATTAGTTCGCTCGCTTCGACGGCGACAGAGTCAGCGGTGAAGTCTCAGCAAGCCGATGTACTGGATGAAGCGTCAGATCAAGGAATCAACTTGCAAGTGAATTATACGTACAATACAGTTCTGAATGGATTTGAAGTGACAATACCAGCCAATGAGATTCCAACACTTGCACAGATCCCTGGCGTGAAATCAATTCAAGAGAATCGGACATGGTATGCGATGCCAATCGAGACATCCGATACTAACGCTGCGGACCCTGTCTATGATTCTTTTCCGCTAGAACAGATCGGAGCCAATAAAGCATGGGCTAAAGATCTGACGGGCGCAGGGCTCAAAGTGGGCGTCATTGATACGGGTGTGGATTATACTCACCCTGATATCGCACCAGCTTATAAAGGTGGCTATGACTCATTCTATAACGATAATGATCCTTATGAAGAAGTTCCATTAACGGTTGAAGAAGATGTAGATTATCACAAAGGTTTCCCAGGTACATCCCACGGTACACATGTATCGGGGACGATTGTGGGGCGATTTGCCAACAAATCGGGTGATGTCGCACAAAGAGGCGTCGCTTATGATGCCGAATTATATGTATACAAGGTACTTGGACGTAATTTGGAACAACCAACAAGAGCATCAGGCTCCTCGGCACAAGTTATTGACGGGATTGAACGCGCCGTCAAGGACGGGATGGATGTCATTAACTTATCGCTTGGTTCCGATGCCGAGAAGGATGTTAATTCACCAGATGCAATCGCGATCAACAATGCTGTACTGACGGGAGTTATAGCCGTTATAGCGAACGGAAATGCCGGGCCGGGCTACTTCACGATGGGAGCCCCAGCGACATCGCAGCTTGCAATAGCGGTAGGTGCTGTGACAAGCGGTACCAAAACATTCGCGGGTGTAGTTACGCCAAGCATGCATTATCCGGATCCTTCGGTTACTAGCGTTACATATATGACATATGGTTATAACGTGATGGCTTGGGAGACAGGGCGAGAAGATTTCGTGAATATTATTGGAACGTCTCCTCAGGAGGTTGTCTATGCGGGGCTTGGAGCAAAGGCTGATTATGACGGTAAGAATGTCACAGGTAAAATCGTACTCGTATCTCGAGGATCATATGCCTTCGTTGATAAAATCAAGGAAGCAAAAGCACAGGGAGCAAAAGCAATTGCGATCTTTAATGGCAGGGCGCTGGCTAGTGATCCTACCCAGGCCGACTTAAGTGAGAAGATCTCGCCTACCCTTGATACTTATTATGGGGGGAACTTCGGAGACAGTTACGAGTTTATTCCGACGTTTGATATGAAAGGTGAACAAGGCCGAGCGCTTGCTAGAACGATTCTTGAGAATCCTGGAGCCTCACTTCATTTTGAAATCGATAAAAAGATTACGACTGGTGCAATTTCTGGCGATAAACTAGCAGATTTCACTTCATGGGGACCAAATGGGGATACGAATTTGAGCATCAAGCCTGATATTATGGGTCCGGGTGTGAATGTGTTGTCGACATGGCCTGCGTATGGCAAGGGCAAACCGGGAGTGTCTTATGCGAAGGCATACAATCGGATCAGCGGGACGAGTATGGCGACGCCTCATGTGGCAGGCTTAGCTTTATTGTTGAAGCAAGCTCACCCAACCTGGTCGCCTTTTGATATCCGAGCTGCACTTGCCAATACAGCAGAGGTGCTGCCAGGATACGATGTTTACCAGCAAGGTCCGGGTCGTGCTGATGTAGACCGTGCGTTGGAGACGCCTGCACTACTGCAAGCGCTTGAACCAATTACGATTTTGGACAAAAACTACAAACCGCAGAACGTGATTAATTATAACCCATCGGCGAGTTTTGGCGTGGTGTCTCCGGGAACACAGCCATCAGTAAAGACACTGCAACTAAAAAATATGAGTTCAAAAGAGATGACGTATACAGCTTCATTAGTATGGAATACCCCTGGCATAGATGTTAAATTGAGTCAGGATGTCATTCAGGTCTCTGCTAATCATGCATCGTCGTTCCAACTAAAACTAACAGTTGGTAAAGACGTACCAAACGAGAAATGGTATGGGGGACAAGTTCGACTTACGAGCCCTGGAGCTCCTGACTTGCATTTGCCATTCGTTGTACGCGTTGGCGATTCCACGCCTGAGACGGGGTTCGGTGTCCAAGAGGTTGCTCTAACGAATGCGACCATTTATCCGAACCGCAGTCAGAAATCAACGACTCTCTCTTTCAGACTAACAACCAATGATGTGAATCTATTGGAAGCTGACGTCGTTGACCTGAATGACGTGACGATAGGAGTCTTTGATCAGATGGTGAAAGATAATTTGGCTGATCGGTTCGCCAAGGGTGTATATTCGTTTAATCTTACAAATGAATACTACCCCGTTGATAGCAAAGGGAAACTTGTGTTAGATGCTACAGGTAATCCGACCAAAGCTTACTTGAAAGATGGCATATACAAAATCGTTGCTGTTGGACAGCAAGTTGATGAAGAAGGAAATGTGATTGAGGACGAGGATGATAATCGAATCGAATACTATGGTTATACATCATTCCGCGTCGATAACTCGACAGGTGGCGGAACGACGCCAGATCCAGGCACGGGTTCAGGTTCAGGATCTAGTCCAAGTCCGTCTACGCCTTCACCTACACCTACAGCAACTGTAACGCCGGTTGCGGGTGCGGTCATTGATCAAGGCTTGAAGCAAGTTACGGTGAGCTCGAAATCGGCGACAGCCGATGGTGTAACGACAGTGACGATTGCGGACAGCGATCTGAAAAAGGCCGTTGAATCGGCGGGCAGTTCATCCGCAGCATTCATTCTCACCGGATCTGCGAACGCAGGCACTGCAACGAAGTTGACGTTGACGGCGGAACAGATCAAGCAGCTTCAAGCGATGCCATCGAAGAACGTCATGGTCGTCAGTGCAGCAGGATCGGCGATTTCGATCCCTGTCTCCGTGTTTACCAAAGCGCCAGCAGGCCAAGGATTTGAGTTGGTCGTGAAGCAGGTTGAAGATGCAAAAGCGAAGTTCGCGGCAAAGCTGCCTGGTGCGAAGGTACTGGGTACGCCGGTTGCATTCGAAGCATCCTGGGTGAAAGATTCAACAAGGACAGCGGTTCAAGTGCCGCATGCAACATTTATCAAGCGTTCGTTCTCTATTCCAGGCACAGTGGAACCGAATACGGCAGGAGTATTATTCGAAGAGAGCGGCCTAATTACACCTGTGGCATCGGTGTTCACACCGCAAAAAGACGGCACGACGATTGTAACTGTATCACGTCCTGGCTTCTCGTTATTTGCTGCGGTAAGCCGTACGGTGAAGTTCGATGATATTGCTGCATCGTGGGCTGCATCAGATATAACGGCATTAGCGAACAAGTTGATTATCGATGGAACTTCTGAGACGTCATTTGCACCGAAGAACAACTTAACTCGCGCTGAGTTCACGGCATTGTTGGTTCGCTCGCTTGGCTTGCGGACGAACTCTGCCGCTCCGACCTTCTCGGATGTGAAGGGCTTCGAGTGGTATGCAAGTGATATCGCAGCTGCATCGCAAGCCGGATTGATTCAAGGACTTGGCAATGGACAATTCGCTCCGAATGCGAATGTGACGCGTCAAGAGCTAACGGTCATTTTGGCACGTGCGTTGAAGTTAACGGGTATTGAATTAAAAGCATCTAACCCGTCGTTCCAAGGCTATTCGGATGATGACCAAATCTCCGATTATGCAAAGGAAAGTGTGAAGGCATTGTCCTCGGCAGGCATTATTGACGGAGACGATGCGCAAAAAGGGCAGTTCCTTCCGACAATGGCAACGACGCGTGAGACGGTTGCTGCTGCGCTTCATCAATTGCTAACCAAAATCAAGTTTATCGACTAG